A single Bifidobacterium scardovii JCM 12489 = DSM 13734 DNA region contains:
- a CDS encoding alpha/beta hydrolase gives MEHWPGWLQSLMSVHITSGPLYTGIWLTTIIGLAALLIWQVLRTDRRRAWWQLLGAAAPGGAGLLVAWLLSDVFMVFGVSLGWAVIRGIAVGFAIIGFLGVTVAHARAWRRAVAIALIPVALVATAMHVDSIYGEYQTIGSLFNYSPYPSIRKSRKTTAKTTVKQWRRLAETGRLPELPAAGKLFTTSIDNTNSGFAARDAIVYLPPAALSDDPPALPVMVMLAGQPGSPNRFFTASGIVPMLDAYAAAHDGLAPIVVSPDQNGAATINSLCADTTKHGNAETYLTQDVNDWIRAHLPVATAPSAWTIGGFSQGGTCSTQLGPRHPDQYGNVLAVDGEIEPTAGSVDEMVRDYFGGDRNAYEAQVPVNAIADHAPSDQTMILAAGGNDEKSVGNVRTIGKAARKAGMTVVTLTVPGTGHDWHAVNAVLEASLPWLCARMGLGSTDKTWKDYPKVSELL, from the coding sequence ATGGAACACTGGCCCGGATGGCTGCAGTCCCTGATGTCGGTGCACATCACATCGGGACCGCTGTATACCGGTATATGGCTTACGACGATCATCGGCCTGGCGGCCCTGCTGATCTGGCAGGTGCTGCGAACCGACCGACGGCGTGCGTGGTGGCAGCTGCTCGGTGCGGCGGCCCCGGGCGGCGCCGGCCTGCTCGTCGCATGGCTGCTGTCCGACGTGTTCATGGTGTTCGGCGTCTCGCTCGGCTGGGCGGTGATCCGCGGCATCGCCGTCGGATTCGCGATAATCGGCTTCCTGGGCGTCACCGTCGCGCACGCTCGCGCCTGGCGCCGCGCCGTCGCCATCGCCCTGATCCCGGTCGCGCTAGTCGCCACGGCGATGCATGTCGACTCGATATACGGCGAATACCAGACGATCGGCAGCCTGTTCAACTATTCGCCGTACCCGTCGATCCGCAAGAGCCGGAAGACCACGGCCAAGACGACGGTGAAGCAGTGGCGCCGCCTCGCCGAGACGGGCAGGCTGCCCGAACTGCCGGCCGCGGGCAAGCTGTTCACCACGTCCATCGACAACACGAACTCCGGGTTCGCGGCTCGCGACGCGATCGTCTATCTGCCGCCGGCAGCGCTGAGCGACGATCCGCCGGCCCTGCCGGTCATGGTGATGCTCGCCGGGCAGCCGGGCAGCCCGAACCGGTTCTTCACCGCCAGCGGCATCGTGCCGATGCTCGACGCATACGCCGCCGCGCACGACGGGCTGGCGCCCATCGTGGTCTCCCCCGACCAGAACGGGGCGGCCACGATCAACAGCCTGTGCGCCGACACGACCAAGCACGGCAACGCCGAAACCTATCTGACCCAGGACGTGAACGACTGGATCCGCGCCCATCTGCCGGTGGCGACGGCACCGTCGGCATGGACGATCGGCGGATTCTCGCAGGGCGGCACCTGCTCGACCCAGCTGGGGCCGCGCCACCCCGACCAGTACGGCAACGTGCTGGCCGTGGACGGCGAGATCGAGCCAACCGCGGGAAGCGTCGACGAGATGGTGCGCGACTACTTCGGCGGCGACCGAAACGCCTACGAGGCGCAGGTCCCCGTCAACGCGATCGCCGATCACGCGCCGTCGGACCAGACTATGATCCTGGCGGCCGGCGGCAACGACGAGAAATCGGTCGGCAACGTGCGCACGATCGGCAAGGCCGCGCGCAAGGCCGGCATGACCGTGGTGACGCTCACCGTGCCCGGCACGGGGCATGACTGGCATGCGGTGAACGCCGTGCTCGAGGCGTCGCTGCCCTGGCTGTGCGCGCGCATGGGGCTGGGATCCACGGACAAGACTTGGAAGGACTACCCGAAAGTGAGCGAACTGCTATGA
- a CDS encoding LTA synthase family protein, whose amino-acid sequence MTNENVQQTTMPDDDIEELDIARKDSDPSDRRLFKFRSTPFPGWAYAVCFILFDLAAVAALQWGVSQKSTRVKLSSPTVGWGFVTKMWTDGNYVLVLNLLLWGIIYLVLLMLINRFWIATPIFMAIAIVIAVIEHFKIEIRYEAVLPSDLSFLGSNTGNLLSFMPPGAHWTIIGAVAIFIGVVGLCFLLYHIDGRNGRLIRFDNRGLAAASRLLLIIIPGLFLCLYTMQVSTVGSWAKTFATAMGDMPSMWDSVYDAQRNGPLVSFTRQLNPKIMDKPSDYSEETMKALAEKYSAEADAINENRSENMTDSTVVYVLSESFSDPERVPGLKINKDAMPNIRSIKKNTTSGLMLSSGYGGGTANLEYMGLSGLSMANFDSSLTSPYQQLVPGEHWTPTINQMWGAAKFSEAFHPYESSMYSRATNYEKFGFSHFYTLTGNDEGGDIIKYQDKIDESPYVSDESTYRSALEEISGSDDNQFIQIITMQNHMPYNNWYENNEFTAESTDPSKPLGRDETESIQTYAKGAELTDQATRKFLDDLDKLDKPVTVVFYGDHLPGIYETASSDTGNSLDLHLTDYFIWSNKASSSRGNDLDDDTYSSPNFFVAQAAEHMDAKVSPYLAFLTEMHEKIAAMEPPVVNSIQGWDRIPAGQDIYLDAKGNPMSASEFDEQTKQLLADYKLIQYDITAGENYLKDTSFMKLP is encoded by the coding sequence ATGACCAACGAGAACGTCCAACAGACCACCATGCCCGACGACGATATCGAGGAGCTCGATATCGCGCGCAAGGACAGTGATCCATCCGACCGCAGGCTGTTCAAGTTCCGCAGCACGCCGTTCCCCGGATGGGCGTATGCCGTATGCTTCATCCTCTTCGACCTGGCCGCGGTGGCCGCGCTGCAGTGGGGCGTGTCCCAGAAAAGCACGCGCGTGAAGCTGTCGAGCCCGACCGTCGGGTGGGGCTTCGTCACCAAGATGTGGACCGACGGCAACTACGTGCTGGTGCTCAACCTGCTGCTGTGGGGCATCATCTATCTGGTGCTGCTCATGCTCATCAACCGCTTCTGGATCGCCACGCCCATATTCATGGCCATCGCGATCGTCATCGCGGTCATCGAGCATTTCAAGATCGAGATCCGCTACGAGGCGGTGCTGCCCTCCGACCTGAGCTTCCTGGGGTCCAACACCGGCAATCTGCTCAGCTTCATGCCGCCGGGGGCGCACTGGACGATCATCGGCGCCGTCGCCATCTTCATCGGCGTGGTTGGCCTGTGTTTCCTGCTGTACCACATCGACGGGCGCAACGGCCGCCTGATCCGCTTCGACAACAGGGGCCTCGCGGCGGCGAGCCGCCTGCTGCTCATCATCATCCCCGGCCTGTTCCTGTGCCTGTACACGATGCAGGTGAGCACGGTCGGGTCGTGGGCGAAGACCTTCGCCACCGCGATGGGCGACATGCCCTCGATGTGGGATTCGGTCTACGACGCGCAGCGCAACGGCCCGCTCGTCTCCTTCACGCGCCAGCTCAACCCGAAGATCATGGACAAGCCGAGCGACTACAGCGAGGAGACGATGAAGGCGCTCGCGGAAAAGTACTCCGCCGAGGCCGATGCGATCAACGAGAACCGCTCCGAGAACATGACCGACTCGACGGTCGTGTACGTGCTGTCCGAATCGTTCTCCGACCCGGAGCGCGTGCCCGGGCTCAAGATCAACAAGGACGCGATGCCCAACATCCGCTCGATCAAGAAGAACACGACCTCCGGGCTGATGCTGTCGTCGGGCTACGGCGGCGGCACCGCGAACCTCGAATACATGGGCCTGAGCGGCCTGAGCATGGCCAACTTCGACTCGTCGCTGACCAGCCCGTACCAGCAGCTCGTGCCCGGCGAGCACTGGACGCCGACCATCAACCAGATGTGGGGCGCGGCCAAGTTCTCCGAGGCGTTCCACCCTTATGAATCGTCGATGTACTCGCGCGCCACCAACTACGAGAAGTTCGGGTTCTCGCACTTCTACACGCTCACCGGCAACGACGAGGGCGGCGACATCATCAAGTACCAGGACAAGATCGACGAGTCGCCGTACGTGTCCGACGAGTCCACGTACCGCAGCGCGCTCGAGGAGATCTCCGGCAGCGACGACAACCAGTTCATCCAGATCATCACGATGCAGAACCACATGCCGTACAACAACTGGTATGAGAACAACGAGTTCACGGCCGAGTCGACCGATCCGTCGAAGCCGCTCGGCCGGGACGAGACCGAATCGATCCAGACCTACGCGAAGGGCGCCGAGCTGACCGATCAGGCGACGCGCAAGTTCCTCGACGATCTTGACAAGCTCGACAAGCCGGTCACCGTCGTCTTCTACGGAGACCACCTGCCCGGCATCTACGAGACCGCCAGCTCCGATACGGGCAATTCGCTGGACCTGCACCTGACCGACTACTTCATCTGGTCGAACAAGGCGTCCTCCTCGCGAGGCAACGACCTGGACGACGACACGTATTCGTCGCCGAACTTCTTCGTGGCGCAGGCCGCCGAGCACATGGACGCGAAGGTGTCGCCGTATCTGGCCTTCCTGACCGAGATGCACGAGAAGATCGCCGCGATGGAGCCGCCGGTGGTCAACTCGATCCAGGGGTGGGACCGCATCCCCGCTGGGCAGGACATCTACCTCGACGCCAAGGGCAACCCGATGTCCGCAAGCGAGTTCGACGAGCAGACCAAGCAGCTGCTGGCCGACTACAAGCTCATCCAGTATGACATCACCGCGGGGGAGAACTACCTCAAAGACACCTCGTTCATGAAGCTGCCGTAG
- the purD gene encoding phosphoribosylamine--glycine ligase, which translates to MGQKVLVIGSGAREHAIAHALLRGGSVDEVAVAPGNPGMELDGIRTVALGSSNQAALIDFVKDNDYDWVFVGPEVPLIEGIVDAFAAAGIKAFGPSKAAAQIEGSKDFAKQLMARHGIPTAQYRTFDDLETSVAYVREHGAPIVIKADGLAAGKGVTVAMDEDTAVEALKDIFVDHRFGSAGAKVVIEDFLEGQEFSLMSFVSGTDFWPMPISQDHKRAYDDDKGPNTGGMGAYSPVPQIGQDVVDAAIDTIVRPTVEAMAAEGTPFAGILYAGLIATADGPKVIEFNARFGDPETEVVLPKLTSDLGAGIGAILKGETPEFTWDDANATLGVVLASDGYPVNVVKGAAIPEIPVDEDTHVYYAGVANGEHGLVASSGRVLLVETTAPDIKAAQDKVYAILDGLDTTGMFYRHDIGSKALK; encoded by the coding sequence CGAGGTCGCCGTGGCCCCCGGCAACCCGGGCATGGAGCTCGACGGCATCCGCACCGTGGCGCTCGGCTCCTCGAATCAGGCGGCGCTGATCGACTTCGTGAAGGACAACGACTACGACTGGGTGTTCGTAGGCCCGGAAGTGCCGCTGATCGAAGGCATCGTGGACGCGTTCGCCGCCGCCGGCATCAAGGCGTTCGGCCCGTCCAAGGCCGCCGCGCAGATCGAGGGGTCGAAGGACTTCGCCAAGCAGCTCATGGCCCGCCACGGCATCCCGACCGCCCAGTACCGCACCTTCGACGATCTGGAGACGTCCGTCGCCTACGTGCGCGAGCATGGCGCGCCGATCGTCATCAAGGCCGACGGCCTGGCCGCCGGCAAGGGCGTCACCGTCGCCATGGACGAGGATACGGCCGTCGAGGCGCTCAAGGACATCTTCGTCGACCATCGCTTCGGTTCGGCCGGCGCCAAGGTCGTGATCGAGGACTTCCTCGAGGGCCAGGAATTCTCGCTGATGAGCTTCGTGAGCGGCACCGACTTCTGGCCGATGCCGATCTCGCAGGACCACAAGCGCGCCTACGACGACGACAAGGGCCCGAACACGGGCGGCATGGGCGCGTACAGCCCGGTGCCGCAGATCGGCCAGGACGTGGTCGACGCGGCGATCGACACGATCGTGCGCCCGACCGTCGAGGCGATGGCCGCCGAGGGCACGCCGTTCGCCGGCATCCTGTACGCGGGCCTGATCGCCACCGCCGACGGCCCGAAGGTCATCGAGTTCAACGCCCGCTTCGGCGACCCTGAGACCGAGGTCGTGCTGCCCAAGCTCACCTCCGATCTGGGCGCCGGCATCGGCGCGATCCTCAAGGGCGAGACCCCCGAGTTCACCTGGGATGACGCCAACGCCACGCTTGGCGTCGTACTGGCCTCCGACGGCTACCCGGTCAACGTCGTCAAGGGCGCGGCGATCCCCGAGATCCCCGTCGACGAGGACACCCACGTCTACTACGCCGGCGTCGCCAACGGCGAGCACGGCCTCGTCGCCTCCTCCGGCCGCGTGCTGCTGGTCGAGACCACCGCCCCCGACATCAAGGCCGCGCAGGACAAGGTCTACGCGATCCTCGACGGGCTCGACACCACAGGCATGTTCTACCGCCACGACATCGGGTCCAAGGCGCTGAAGTAG